In Sinorhizobium sojae CCBAU 05684, a single window of DNA contains:
- a CDS encoding efflux RND transporter periplasmic adaptor subunit, producing the protein MTLSTMLDRPFAARVLGMIALAALLSGCSEERAETKEVIRPVKVFEIAGTGEARRLVYAGAIKARTEMNLGFRVGGKITERLVDIGDRVKPGDLLARLDPTDYELSVRSAEANLLSAEKQVQTVALTKKRAEQLFARQFSSKAELDQAGLAYDQAVSTRDAAASALSQAKNQVAYTRLLSDQSGIVTAVNADIGQVVGTGAPVVTVAIDGEKEIEVAVPELDITEFKPGKEVQARFWSHDMLTLKGHVREVSGSAERQSRTFSVRISLPDDPRVLLGMTATVEAAAAKSEALISIPLSALARKGDKDIVWTVDREASTVHARAVTLADFAGDLVRVADGLKPGDLVVAAGTQFMSEDMKVKLQPDEQQSASAGTQIVR; encoded by the coding sequence ATGACCCTTTCTACAATGTTAGACCGGCCGTTCGCCGCCCGCGTTCTTGGTATGATCGCTCTCGCCGCCCTGCTCTCCGGCTGCTCGGAGGAAAGGGCCGAAACGAAGGAAGTCATCCGACCGGTCAAGGTGTTCGAGATTGCCGGCACGGGCGAAGCGCGGCGGCTCGTTTATGCCGGAGCGATCAAGGCACGCACGGAGATGAATCTCGGCTTCCGGGTCGGCGGCAAGATCACCGAGCGGCTCGTAGACATCGGTGACCGCGTGAAGCCGGGCGATCTTCTTGCCCGCCTCGATCCGACCGATTACGAGCTTTCGGTCAGGAGCGCCGAGGCCAACCTTCTCTCCGCCGAAAAGCAGGTTCAGACGGTGGCGCTCACGAAAAAGCGCGCCGAACAGCTTTTTGCGCGGCAGTTCTCCTCCAAGGCAGAACTCGATCAGGCTGGCCTCGCCTATGATCAGGCCGTTTCTACGCGCGACGCCGCCGCTTCCGCGCTGAGCCAGGCGAAAAACCAGGTGGCCTACACGAGGCTGCTTTCCGACCAGAGCGGAATCGTTACCGCGGTCAATGCCGATATCGGCCAGGTCGTCGGCACCGGCGCGCCGGTCGTGACGGTTGCGATCGACGGCGAGAAGGAGATAGAGGTCGCCGTACCGGAACTCGATATTACGGAGTTCAAGCCGGGCAAGGAGGTACAAGCGCGCTTCTGGTCCCACGACATGCTCACTCTCAAGGGCCACGTGCGAGAAGTGTCCGGCAGCGCCGAACGGCAATCCCGGACATTCTCGGTGCGTATCAGCCTGCCAGATGACCCGCGCGTGCTGCTCGGGATGACCGCAACGGTCGAGGCGGCTGCAGCGAAGTCCGAGGCGCTGATCTCCATTCCCTTAAGCGCGCTCGCCCGGAAGGGCGACAAGGATATCGTCTGGACCGTCGATCGCGAGGCATCGACGGTTCACGCCCGCGCCGTCACGCTCGCCGATTTCGCCGGAGACCTGGTGCGGGTCGCCGATGGGCTGAAGCCTGGCGACCTCGTCGTCGCGGCCGGCACGCAGTTCATGTCCGAGGACATGAAAGTGAAGCTGCAACCCGACGAGCAACAGTCCGCCAGTGCCGGAACACAGATCGTCCGCTAA
- a CDS encoding TetR family transcriptional regulator — protein MPHPSDSVEANRQENITRILDAAERLFRHYGYSKTNVADIARDLDMSPANIYRFFSSKTEIHQALCARMLNASYEQALEISRLPLSAADRLRRYAHGQHKLTVETMLDEQKVHEMVVVAIEREWHVIEKHIDRIDELISGIIRDGISAGEFADQHPGTAARCFTASLLTLCHPQMVAQCLAKENRPNPDELIQFAINALKK, from the coding sequence ATGCCGCACCCGTCAGACAGCGTCGAAGCCAACAGGCAGGAGAATATCACGCGGATTCTCGATGCCGCCGAGCGGCTCTTCCGCCACTACGGCTACAGCAAGACGAATGTGGCCGACATCGCTCGCGACCTCGACATGTCGCCAGCGAATATCTATCGCTTCTTCTCCTCCAAGACCGAAATCCATCAGGCGCTATGCGCGCGCATGCTGAACGCAAGCTATGAGCAAGCGCTGGAGATTTCCCGTCTGCCCTTGAGCGCCGCCGATCGCTTGCGGCGCTATGCGCACGGGCAACACAAGCTCACCGTGGAGACCATGCTCGACGAGCAGAAAGTCCATGAAATGGTCGTCGTGGCAATCGAGCGAGAGTGGCACGTGATCGAGAAACATATCGATCGCATTGACGAACTCATCTCCGGCATCATTCGTGACGGCATCAGCGCAGGCGAGTTCGCCGACCAGCACCCCGGGACCGCCGCCCGCTGCTTCACTGCTTCTCTCTTGACGCTCTGTCATCCCCAGATGGTGGCGCAATGTCTCGCGAAGGAAAACCGTCCAAACCCGGACGAACTGATCCAGTTCGCGATCAACGCCCTGAAGAAATAG
- a CDS encoding ornithine cyclodeaminase, producing the protein MLSSLPSAKAMVPFVSVENMMRLVHHLGIETVLAELTDAIEADFRRWESFDKTPRIASHSRDGVIELMPTSDGSVYSFKYVNGHPKNIVNGLQTVTAFGLLAEVSTGYPVLLTEMTLLTALRTAATSAMAARYLAPKGARTMAMIGNGAQAEFQALAMKAVCGIDTVRLYDIDPLATEKAVHNLADSGLKVVACRSAQAAIEGAEIITTCTADKQFATILTDNMVGAGVHINAIGGDCPGKTELHRDILKRSDVFVEYAPQSRIEGEIQQMAPDFPVVELWKVIAGEATGRRDAQQITLFDSVGFAIEDFSALRYMRDQLSGTDFYQNLDMIADPDEPRDLFGMLQRAK; encoded by the coding sequence ATGCTTTCATCCCTTCCCTCAGCCAAGGCTATGGTGCCCTTCGTCAGCGTCGAGAACATGATGAGACTTGTTCATCACCTCGGCATTGAAACGGTGTTGGCAGAGCTCACAGACGCCATCGAGGCTGATTTCCGCCGATGGGAAAGCTTCGATAAGACCCCCCGCATCGCAAGCCATTCACGCGATGGCGTGATCGAGCTGATGCCGACCTCCGATGGTTCCGTGTACAGCTTCAAATATGTGAATGGCCATCCGAAGAACATCGTTAATGGGCTGCAGACCGTGACCGCCTTCGGCCTGCTTGCTGAGGTTTCCACCGGCTACCCGGTGCTGCTCACCGAGATGACGCTGCTGACGGCGCTCAGGACCGCCGCGACCTCGGCGATGGCTGCGCGTTACCTCGCGCCCAAGGGCGCGCGGACCATGGCGATGATCGGCAATGGGGCGCAGGCCGAGTTCCAGGCGCTGGCGATGAAGGCCGTCTGCGGGATCGATACGGTTCGCCTCTACGACATCGACCCCCTCGCGACCGAAAAAGCCGTGCACAACCTCGCCGATTCAGGCCTCAAGGTCGTCGCCTGCAGATCGGCGCAGGCAGCGATCGAAGGTGCGGAGATCATCACTACCTGCACGGCCGACAAGCAGTTCGCGACAATCCTCACCGACAACATGGTCGGCGCCGGCGTCCATATCAATGCGATCGGCGGCGACTGCCCCGGCAAGACGGAACTGCACCGGGACATCCTCAAGCGCTCGGACGTGTTCGTCGAATATGCCCCGCAGAGCCGCATCGAGGGCGAAATTCAGCAGATGGCGCCGGATTTTCCGGTGGTGGAGCTCTGGAAGGTCATCGCCGGCGAGGCGACGGGCCGACGCGATGCGCAGCAGATCACGCTCTTCGACAGCGTCGGCTTCGCAATCGAAGACTTTTCGGCGCTTCGCTACATGCGAGATCAGCTTTCCGGGACCGACTTCTATCAAAACCTCGATATGATCGCCGACCCGGACGAACCGCGCGATCTCTTCGGAATGCTGCAGCGGGCAAAGTGA
- a CDS encoding Lrp/AsnC family transcriptional regulator, which yields MSSRDYVVAKYTPDDLDRRIIAHLRADGRASLSKLSDLLGVARGTVQNRLDRLIETGTLLGFTVRVREDYDVNTVNAVMMIEVVGKSTTQVIRKLRGIPEIASLHTTNGNWDLVANIRAANLSEFDRILREVRMIDGVANSETSLLLSSV from the coding sequence ATGAGTTCGAGAGATTACGTTGTCGCGAAATACACGCCGGACGATCTGGACCGGCGGATCATCGCCCATCTTCGCGCCGACGGGCGCGCCTCGCTTTCCAAGCTCTCTGATCTGCTCGGCGTTGCACGTGGCACCGTGCAGAACCGGCTGGATCGCTTGATCGAGACGGGGACGCTGCTTGGCTTTACGGTTCGCGTGCGCGAGGATTACGACGTCAACACCGTAAATGCCGTGATGATGATCGAAGTCGTCGGCAAGTCGACGACACAGGTCATTCGCAAGTTGCGTGGCATTCCCGAAATCGCGTCGCTTCACACGACCAACGGGAACTGGGATCTTGTCGCCAATATCCGCGCGGCTAACCTCTCCGAATTCGACCGGATCCTCCGCGAGGTGCGGATGATCGACGGGGTGGCCAACAGCGAAACCAGTCTGCTGCTGAGCAGCGTATGA
- a CDS encoding DUF922 domain-containing Zn-dependent protease — MGRRFCLLLVCLALSPAAARGEWQAVEKVKTYQIAGQSGPELYASIGEVGPKVGGLARAIAHTSFKLTWTRKYETQGDACVLVSAVPKLAITYTLPKPAKPLPIATQEQWEAFISGVHRHELVHGDFIKEMVRKIEAATVGLTVQADPKCRKIKAEMTKRLGALSNAQRLQSREFDRAELSNGGNVHQLILQLVNGG; from the coding sequence GTGGGCCGTCGATTTTGCTTGCTGTTGGTCTGTCTTGCCTTGTCGCCTGCTGCCGCGCGCGGTGAATGGCAGGCGGTCGAGAAGGTCAAGACCTATCAAATCGCGGGACAGTCCGGTCCCGAGCTCTATGCATCGATCGGCGAGGTTGGACCGAAGGTCGGAGGACTCGCGCGCGCCATCGCGCATACGAGCTTCAAGCTCACCTGGACCCGGAAATACGAGACCCAAGGCGATGCCTGTGTGCTGGTCTCGGCGGTACCGAAACTTGCGATCACCTACACCTTGCCGAAGCCTGCCAAGCCGTTGCCGATCGCGACGCAGGAACAGTGGGAGGCGTTCATCTCCGGTGTGCATCGGCATGAGCTGGTGCATGGCGATTTCATCAAGGAGATGGTGCGGAAAATCGAGGCCGCCACGGTCGGCCTCACCGTCCAGGCGGACCCGAAATGCCGCAAGATCAAGGCCGAGATGACGAAGCGGCTGGGCGCGCTGTCCAACGCCCAGCGACTGCAAAGCCGAGAGTTCGACCGGGCCGAGCTCAGCAATGGCGGCAATGTCCATCAGCTCATTTTGCAATTGGTGAATGGCGGATAG
- a CDS encoding DUF992 domain-containing protein, which translates to MKSKLAIALSTASLTFVAAAAHAADLTPYREPAPPVIQDAENGVKIGYLECDIGGGAGYVLGSSKEIECVFRSLGGSEIEDRYTGEIRKLGIDVGFTMRSRLLWAVFAPTAGYHHGSLSGLYKGATAEATIGAGVGANVLVGGTSGSIHLQTVSVTGQLGLNVAAAGTSMTLDSVN; encoded by the coding sequence ATGAAGTCGAAACTTGCCATCGCACTTTCCACCGCCTCGCTGACCTTTGTGGCCGCGGCCGCCCATGCGGCAGACCTCACGCCGTATCGGGAGCCGGCGCCGCCGGTGATCCAGGACGCAGAGAACGGCGTCAAGATCGGCTATCTCGAGTGCGATATCGGCGGGGGCGCGGGCTATGTGCTCGGCTCTTCCAAGGAAATCGAGTGCGTTTTCCGCTCGCTTGGCGGGTCGGAGATCGAGGATCGCTACACCGGCGAGATCCGCAAGCTCGGCATCGACGTTGGCTTCACCATGCGGAGCCGTCTTCTCTGGGCGGTATTCGCACCGACCGCCGGCTACCATCACGGCTCGCTGAGCGGCCTCTACAAGGGGGCCACCGCCGAGGCGACGATCGGCGCCGGCGTCGGGGCCAATGTGCTTGTCGGCGGCACTTCCGGCTCGATCCATCTGCAGACGGTGAGCGTGACTGGCCAGCTTGGCCTCAATGTCGCCGCTGCTGGCACGTCGATGACCCTTGATTCCGTCAACTGA
- a CDS encoding DUF1236 domain-containing protein has product MKRIALICAALLLPASVTAQTTVVLPGEVRTYVLEQATPSVAIEGEIVVGQPLPETVEIHTIPDQPDYAYAIVNDQRVIVKPADRTVIQVLQ; this is encoded by the coding sequence ATGAAGAGAATTGCTCTGATCTGTGCCGCCTTGCTTCTGCCGGCATCGGTAACGGCCCAAACGACCGTCGTGCTGCCCGGTGAGGTCAGGACTTATGTACTCGAGCAGGCGACCCCGTCCGTCGCCATAGAAGGCGAGATCGTCGTCGGACAGCCGCTGCCCGAGACCGTGGAGATCCACACGATTCCGGATCAACCGGATTACGCCTATGCGATCGTCAATGATCAGCGCGTGATCGTGAAACCCGCGGACCGAACCGTCATCCAAGTCCTTCAGTAG
- a CDS encoding DUF6074 family protein, which translates to MATDLDGRTTGSKSGELFAFPLAARTGDIDRCARELDRVHGDAAVHYWKTECRKLAAQLSALGLADEEIRREIIGFQAEVQAAMAQRYRQPSVERNRSDSGA; encoded by the coding sequence ATGGCAACAGACTTGGACGGACGGACGACCGGGAGCAAAAGCGGCGAACTCTTCGCCTTTCCCTTGGCGGCACGGACGGGCGACATCGATCGCTGTGCGCGGGAACTCGACCGTGTCCATGGCGACGCCGCCGTCCACTACTGGAAGACGGAGTGCCGCAAGCTCGCTGCTCAGCTTTCGGCACTCGGGCTCGCGGATGAAGAGATCCGTCGCGAGATTATCGGGTTCCAGGCGGAAGTGCAGGCTGCGATGGCGCAACGCTACCGACAGCCGTCTGTAGAACGCAATCGTTCCGACAGCGGCGCTTGA
- a CDS encoding DUF982 domain-containing protein encodes MYDMLWSKPVTITLLDGRRRTVVGPLDALKCLQNEWPVRGGAYYGCAIRACHAALRLSREPDAARAAFIASAREAFLAIVLPTGGAEEHDPRASH; translated from the coding sequence ATGTACGACATGCTGTGGAGCAAACCGGTGACGATCACTCTGCTGGACGGCCGACGCCGAACGGTGGTCGGCCCGCTCGACGCGCTGAAATGTTTGCAGAACGAATGGCCGGTGCGAGGGGGCGCCTATTATGGCTGCGCCATACGGGCCTGCCACGCGGCCCTCAGGCTCAGCAGAGAGCCCGACGCGGCACGGGCGGCCTTTATCGCTTCTGCCCGCGAAGCCTTTCTGGCGATCGTGCTTCCCACCGGCGGGGCCGAGGAACACGACCCGCGCGCATCCCACTGA
- a CDS encoding DUF982 domain-containing protein produces MHCFWWDKTVELELGESGGYSCVKSTREAVEFLLLRWPQQDGRAFAAAKRTCIQALDGKVETEKARRAFIKAAEEAHISLRSH; encoded by the coding sequence ATGCACTGTTTCTGGTGGGACAAGACTGTCGAATTGGAACTCGGAGAATCGGGCGGATACAGCTGCGTGAAAAGCACGCGGGAAGCCGTCGAATTTTTGCTGCTGCGTTGGCCGCAGCAGGATGGACGTGCCTTTGCCGCCGCGAAGCGGACGTGTATCCAGGCGCTGGATGGCAAGGTGGAGACGGAGAAAGCCCGAAGAGCCTTTATCAAGGCCGCCGAAGAGGCGCACATCTCGCTCCGTAGTCATTGA
- a CDS encoding DUF475 domain-containing protein yields the protein MIETHSNKGALDYFKWAFIVTAIGLLLGAWVGWQSTGSIGGTATVFFICAVLAVLEISLSFDNAIVNANKLKDMRPEWQHRFLTWGIIIAVFGMRIVFPLLIVVIAANIGPIEAIILASVRPEEYARIMHEAHLPIAAFGGTFLMMVGLSYFFNQEKDVHWIAWIERKMARFATVKGIEIAFVLSLILGFSTLLEGEQANVFVYAGIYGLLTFLLVEVVGGLLDASQQTMSAAAKGGFGAFLYLEVLDASFSFDGVIGAFALTQNLFIIAIGLGIGAMYVRSMTIMLVDKGTLSAYRYLEHGAFYAILILSVVMYFQTLVHIPEVITGLGGAGLIGLSLWSSIRYNRQHAQAEAEDVRQENHERLHAEA from the coding sequence ATGATTGAGACTCATTCGAACAAGGGTGCGCTCGACTATTTCAAATGGGCCTTCATCGTCACGGCCATCGGTCTTCTCCTCGGGGCTTGGGTCGGTTGGCAATCGACCGGCTCCATCGGGGGCACGGCAACAGTTTTCTTCATTTGCGCGGTACTCGCCGTTCTCGAAATCTCCCTTTCCTTCGACAACGCTATCGTCAACGCCAACAAGCTCAAGGACATGAGGCCGGAATGGCAGCACCGGTTCCTGACCTGGGGCATCATCATCGCCGTTTTCGGCATGCGCATCGTCTTCCCGCTGCTGATCGTCGTCATCGCGGCGAATATCGGTCCGATCGAGGCGATCATTCTCGCCTCGGTGCGGCCCGAGGAATACGCTCGCATCATGCACGAGGCACATCTGCCGATCGCGGCCTTTGGCGGCACGTTCCTGATGATGGTCGGGCTCAGCTACTTCTTCAACCAGGAGAAGGATGTGCATTGGATCGCGTGGATTGAGCGGAAGATGGCGCGCTTTGCGACCGTCAAGGGCATCGAGATCGCCTTCGTGCTCAGCTTGATCCTCGGTTTTTCGACGCTGCTCGAGGGTGAGCAGGCGAATGTCTTCGTGTACGCCGGCATCTACGGTCTGCTGACATTCCTCCTGGTGGAGGTCGTCGGCGGCCTGCTTGACGCCTCGCAGCAGACCATGAGCGCTGCGGCCAAGGGCGGGTTTGGCGCCTTCCTCTACCTGGAAGTGCTCGATGCCAGCTTCTCTTTCGACGGCGTGATCGGCGCCTTCGCGTTGACGCAGAACCTCTTCATCATCGCCATCGGTCTCGGCATCGGCGCGATGTATGTCCGCTCCATGACGATCATGCTGGTCGACAAGGGAACGCTGAGCGCCTACCGATATCTGGAACATGGTGCATTCTACGCGATCCTGATCCTCTCGGTGGTGATGTATTTCCAGACCCTGGTGCACATTCCGGAGGTCATTACCGGCCTCGGCGGAGCTGGCCTTATCGGCCTCTCGCTCTGGTCGTCGATCCGGTACAACCGGCAGCACGCGCAAGCGGAAGCGGAAGATGTGAGGCAAGAAAATCACGAGCGATTGCATGCGGAGGCCTGA
- a CDS encoding universal stress protein: MFRNILIPTDGSPLATLAVDAGIAFAKDIGAKITVFTVTEPFDLVSIDAEQLASTREQYEALSEVHAAEILSAARAKAETAGVPCKTDQTRTHDIYRAIVRKAEDIGADLIVMSSHGRGGLGALVIGSIAAKVLTHSAIPVLVYRKK; encoded by the coding sequence ATGTTTCGCAACATCCTTATCCCTACCGACGGATCGCCGCTCGCCACCCTTGCCGTGGACGCCGGCATTGCCTTTGCCAAGGACATCGGCGCGAAGATCACAGTGTTCACCGTGACGGAGCCCTTTGATCTCGTTTCGATCGACGCGGAACAGCTTGCCAGTACGCGCGAGCAATATGAGGCCCTCTCCGAGGTGCATGCCGCCGAGATCCTTTCGGCCGCGCGGGCCAAAGCCGAAACGGCTGGCGTTCCCTGCAAGACCGATCAGACGCGGACGCATGATATCTATCGCGCCATCGTCAGGAAGGCGGAGGATATTGGCGCCGATCTCATCGTCATGTCTTCGCATGGCCGCGGAGGTCTCGGCGCGTTGGTTATTGGCAGTATTGCCGCAAAGGTGCTGACGCATTCGGCCATCCCCGTGCTTGTCTACCGCAAGAAGTAG
- a CDS encoding type I secretion system permease/ATPase yields MSELSSNGRNIDPASALRDCRTAFIGVGIASALVNILYLTGSFFMLEVYDRVLPSRSIPTLIALSLLALLLYGFQGAFELIRGRMLVRIAGALDESLSARIYRALVKAPLKLRMQGDGLQALRDFDQVRSFLSSAGPAALFDLPWLPFYIAICFLFHPVIGFVAIGGGLILTVLTYLTNRNTQAPSRKASEAGGLRNAFAQASQRNAEVVQAMGMTGRLTSLWEDRNAEFRDQNRRTSDIGNGYGALSKVFRMALQSAVLAAGAVLVIEGEASPGIIIAGSILTARALAPVELAIGNWRGLVSARQSWQRLKDLLKALPETEAPLALPSPRERLSVETLASGPPAAQRLIFTDVGFAVHAGSALGVIGPSGSGKSSLARALIGVWPAYRGSVRLDGAALDQWDSDALGRHIGYLPQDVELFAGTVAQNICRFAADATPEAIVAAATAARVKDLILRLPNGYDTEIGEGGVALSAGQRQRVALARALYGDPFLVVLDEPNSNLDAEGEQALSEAIMNVRARGGIVVVIAHRPSALASTDLVLMMQDGRMQAFGPKEEVLNKVLRPQAVAPSRFKIAAEGQEAAQ; encoded by the coding sequence GTGTCTGAGCTTAGTTCGAATGGCAGGAACATCGATCCCGCCTCCGCCCTTCGCGATTGCCGAACAGCATTCATCGGCGTCGGCATCGCCAGTGCGCTCGTCAATATCCTCTATCTGACCGGCTCGTTCTTCATGCTCGAGGTCTATGACCGGGTTCTGCCGAGCCGCAGCATTCCCACGCTGATCGCACTCAGCCTGCTCGCCTTATTGCTTTATGGCTTCCAGGGCGCCTTCGAACTGATCCGCGGGCGCATGCTGGTGCGCATCGCCGGGGCGCTCGACGAAAGCCTCAGCGCACGCATTTACCGAGCGCTCGTCAAGGCGCCGCTGAAGCTTCGGATGCAGGGAGACGGCCTTCAGGCGCTCCGCGACTTCGATCAGGTTCGCTCCTTCCTCTCGAGTGCCGGGCCGGCGGCGCTATTCGACCTGCCGTGGCTGCCCTTCTATATCGCAATCTGTTTTCTATTCCACCCCGTGATCGGCTTTGTCGCGATCGGCGGCGGCCTCATCCTGACGGTTCTGACCTATCTTACTAATCGCAATACGCAGGCACCCTCCAGAAAGGCATCCGAAGCGGGAGGCCTGCGCAACGCCTTTGCCCAAGCCTCGCAGCGCAATGCCGAGGTCGTCCAGGCCATGGGCATGACCGGTCGGCTGACAAGCCTCTGGGAGGACCGCAACGCGGAATTCCGCGACCAGAACAGGCGCACCTCGGACATCGGCAATGGCTACGGCGCGCTCTCGAAAGTTTTCCGCATGGCGCTGCAATCGGCAGTGTTGGCGGCGGGCGCCGTTCTCGTCATCGAGGGGGAGGCCTCGCCCGGCATTATCATCGCCGGCTCCATCCTGACAGCACGGGCGCTCGCCCCAGTGGAACTCGCGATCGGCAATTGGCGCGGCCTCGTCTCGGCGCGCCAGAGCTGGCAGCGACTGAAGGACCTGCTCAAGGCTCTGCCGGAAACGGAGGCGCCCCTGGCACTGCCCAGTCCGCGGGAACGCTTGAGCGTAGAGACATTGGCGAGCGGTCCGCCGGCCGCACAACGCCTCATCTTCACCGATGTCGGTTTCGCTGTCCATGCCGGCAGCGCGCTTGGCGTTATCGGCCCGAGCGGCTCCGGAAAGTCGTCGCTGGCGCGGGCCCTGATCGGCGTCTGGCCGGCCTATCGCGGCTCCGTCCGTCTCGACGGCGCGGCGCTCGACCAATGGGACAGCGACGCGCTCGGCAGGCACATCGGATACCTGCCGCAGGATGTCGAGCTTTTCGCCGGAACCGTGGCCCAGAACATCTGCCGCTTCGCCGCGGATGCGACGCCTGAGGCCATCGTTGCCGCCGCCACGGCCGCGCGGGTCAAAGACCTGATCCTACGGCTCCCGAATGGCTACGATACCGAGATCGGCGAGGGTGGTGTTGCGCTTTCCGCCGGCCAGCGCCAGCGCGTCGCACTTGCGAGAGCCCTTTACGGCGACCCTTTCCTCGTGGTTCTGGACGAGCCGAACTCGAATCTCGACGCTGAAGGGGAGCAGGCCTTGAGCGAGGCGATCATGAACGTGCGAGCGCGGGGCGGCATCGTCGTCGTTATCGCCCATAGGCCGAGCGCGCTCGCCAGCACCGATCTCGTTTTGATGATGCAAGACGGGCGCATGCAGGCCTTCGGTCCGAAGGAGGAGGTGCTGAACAAGGTGCTTCGGCCGCAGGCCGTGGCGCCATCGCGATTCAAGATCGCGGCGGAAGGCCAGGAGGCGGCGCAATGA
- a CDS encoding HlyD family type I secretion periplasmic adaptor subunit gives MSGRKEQTSAQRSLGRHMVGVSVLALALVAGVGGWAATTELSSAIVAGGVVVVDDNVKKVQHLTGGVVGELRVKEGDRVEAGQVLIRLDGTTVRANLAIIEGTLAQLYARRARLHAERIGAPDFEIDEDLENFISGAAAAKLVAGEKRLFESRRSALTGMKSQLASRKAQLADEIEGLTVQLKAIEDALRLIEEELVGVDSLYGQGLVPMQRVTTLKRQRAELEGDRGQHIAARAQARGKLSEIDLQVLQLDEDRRTEISKELTDVEARIAEYEERRTAATDQLRRLDITSPLSGRVYQLAVHTVNGVINPGETLMLVVPEADDLTVEARVAPHDIDQVQVGQPVEIRFSAFNQRTTPEVEAEVVTVAPDLVTDERSGTSYYPLRIRPKPESLAKLTGLSLYPGMPAEVFIKIADRTVISYLTKPLTDQMRHAFRED, from the coding sequence ATGAGCGGACGCAAGGAACAGACGAGCGCGCAGCGCTCGCTCGGGCGGCACATGGTCGGGGTATCCGTTCTCGCGCTCGCCCTCGTCGCAGGTGTCGGCGGCTGGGCTGCGACGACGGAACTTTCAAGCGCGATCGTCGCCGGTGGCGTTGTGGTCGTCGACGACAACGTCAAGAAGGTCCAGCACCTGACGGGCGGTGTCGTCGGCGAACTCAGGGTCAAGGAAGGCGACCGCGTCGAGGCCGGACAGGTGCTAATCCGCCTCGACGGGACCACCGTTCGCGCCAACCTTGCAATCATCGAAGGCACGCTGGCGCAGCTTTATGCGCGTCGGGCGCGGCTTCACGCCGAGCGCATAGGCGCGCCGGACTTCGAGATTGACGAGGATCTCGAGAATTTCATTTCCGGTGCGGCGGCGGCAAAACTCGTCGCCGGCGAGAAGAGGCTCTTCGAAAGCCGCCGCTCGGCGCTGACCGGGATGAAGAGCCAGCTCGCCTCGAGAAAGGCGCAGCTTGCCGACGAGATCGAAGGGCTGACCGTTCAGTTGAAGGCGATCGAGGATGCGCTGAGGCTCATCGAGGAGGAACTGGTGGGCGTCGATTCCCTCTATGGACAGGGTTTGGTGCCGATGCAGCGCGTGACGACGCTGAAGCGGCAGCGGGCGGAACTCGAGGGAGACCGAGGACAGCACATCGCAGCCCGCGCCCAGGCGCGCGGAAAGTTGAGCGAAATCGACCTGCAGGTCCTGCAACTCGACGAGGACCGGCGCACGGAGATTTCCAAGGAACTGACGGATGTCGAGGCGAGGATCGCCGAATATGAGGAGCGCCGCACGGCCGCGACCGACCAGTTGCGGCGGCTCGACATCACCTCGCCGCTCTCCGGCCGGGTCTACCAACTCGCCGTCCATACGGTGAACGGCGTGATCAATCCGGGCGAGACGCTGATGCTCGTCGTGCCGGAGGCGGACGACCTCACGGTGGAGGCGCGCGTGGCTCCCCACGACATCGACCAGGTCCAGGTCGGCCAGCCGGTCGAAATCCGTTTCAGCGCTTTCAACCAACGAACGACGCCTGAAGTCGAGGCGGAGGTCGTGACCGTGGCGCCGGATCTCGTGACGGACGAGCGCAGCGGCACCAGCTATTATCCACTGCGCATCCGTCCGAAGCCTGAAAGCCTCGCCAAGCTCACCGGATTGTCTCTTTATCCGGGCATGCCCGCGGAGGTGTTCATCAAGATCGCCGACCGCACGGTCATCTCCTATCTGACGAAGCCGCTGACGGATCAGATGCGGCACGCATTCCGCGAGGACTGA